The following coding sequences lie in one Capsicum annuum cultivar UCD-10X-F1 chromosome 5, UCD10Xv1.1, whole genome shotgun sequence genomic window:
- the LOC107870373 gene encoding FAD synthetase 1, chloroplastic: MLGGCRCSSISHHSSFHQFSSIFFTVSSPTSNSSFNNFKIKLRKKNSSSDTSSYLSNKVSNFGANCVRPKSSDSQSSLLSETLSQSGTDEEPPSERLPILAGGIVALGKFDALHIGHRELAIQAAKRGIPFLLSFVGMAEVLGWEPRVPIVAACDRKRILSSWAPYCGNVIPRELQIDFSKVRNLTPRQFVEKLSKELGVRGVVAGENYRFGYRAAGDVSDLVKLCDEYGLEAYIINSVMDTNQISGALNSRNGKERGQVSSTRVRYALDKGDMKYVSELLGRSHRLVLIMEDQERFSSERNRLSAPKSCLLNLAPKEGVYENCSASIDKNVIPCRVIIDTTDIHFECYEVANFSCITSRDLKILGIDFGSPELDGVQIL, encoded by the exons ATGTTGGGTGGGTGTAGGTGTAGTAGTATTTCTCATCACTCAAGTTTTCACCAATTCTCCTCCATTTTCTTCACTGTTTCATCACCAACATCTAATTCTTCCTTcaacaatttcaaaatcaaattgaGGAAAAAGAATAGTAGCAGTGATACCAGTTCTTATTTGAGCAATAAAGTTAGTAATTTTGGGGCCAATTGTGTTCGACCCAAATCTTCAGATAGTCAAAGCTCTTTGCTTTCTGAAACTTTGAG CCAATCTGGAACAGATGAGGAGCCTCCATCAGAAAGATTGCCCATTCTTGCAG GTGGGATAGTAGCTCTGGGGAAGTTTGATGCACTCCATATTGGTCACCGTGAGCTTGCAATTCAAGCAGCAAAGCGAGGAATTCCGTTTCTTCTTTCATTTGTTGGAATGGCAGAAGTACTTGGATGGGAACCAAG GGTTCCCATTGTTGCTGCATGTGATCGCAAAAGGATTCTTTCATCTTGGGCTCCTTATTGCGGTAATGTAATCCCAAGGGAACTCCAGATAGATTTTTCAAAAGTTCGAAATCTTACGCCTCGTCAGTTTGTGGAGAAGCTGTCCAAAGAGCTGGGAGTTCGAGGAGTTGTTGCTG GTGAGAACTATCGTTTTGGTTATAGAGCTGCTGGTGATGTATCAGACCTTGTGAAGCTCTGTGACGAGTATGGGTTAGAGGCTTATATAATCAATTCTGTCATGGACACTAATCAAATTTCCGGAGCCTTAAACTCGCGTAATGGAAAGGAGAGAGGGCAAGTATCATCTACTCGTGTTAGGTATGCCCTTGACAAGGGAGACATGAAATATGTCTCTGAGCTGTTAGGTCGCAGCCATCgtcttgttttaattatggaaGACCAAGAAAGGTTTAGTAGTGAGAGAAATAGGCTGTCAGCTCCAAAATCTTGTTTGTTGAATCTTGCACCCAAGGAAGGTGTTTATGAGAATTGTTCCGCTTCGATTGACAAGAATGTTATACCCTGCAGAGTAATAATTGATACAACAGATATTCATTTCGAATGCTATGAGGTAGCTAATTTTTCCTGTATTACTTCTCGAGATTTAAAGATATTGGGTATTGACTTTGGTAGTCCAGAGTTAGATGGGGTTCAAATTTTGTAA
- the LOC107870370 gene encoding protein-S-isoprenylcysteine O-methyltransferase A isoform X1, with amino-acid sequence MSFLKDILVDSEAHFLVLILQSSSTFSELFGYTACRQLLQMLVSIIFFHVSEYILALAIHGKSNVSLKSLLISKHYLLAMICSLIEYLIEIYFFPGLKEYWWISNLGLALVVLGEIIRKLAIVTAGRAFTHLIKVYHEEDHQLVTNGIYRFVRHPGYCGFFIWSIGTQIMLCNPLSTVGFAVVVWTFFSRRIPYEEFFLKQFFGSDYEEYMRKVPSGIPLVR; translated from the exons ATGTCATTCTTAAAGGATATTCTCGTTGATTCTGAGGCTCATTTTTTGGTGCTAATTTTACAGAGCTCATCAACATTTTCAG AGCTTTTTGGATATACAGCATGCAGACAGTTATTGCAAATGTTagtttcaataatattcttccATGTTTCCGAGTACATTCTGGCACTTGCCATTCATGGGAAGTCCAACGTATCTCTTAAGTCACTTTTGATAAGCAAACATTATCTTCTGGCGATGATTTGCTCCTTGATAGAGTACCTTATTGAAATCTATTTCTTTCCTGGTTTAAAGGAATATTGGTGGATAAGTAATTTGGGCCTTGCATTGGTTGTTCTCGGAGAAATCATAAGGAAGTTAGCAATTGTGACAGCAGGCCGAGCCTTCACTCACCTTATAAAGGTTTATCACGAGGAAGATCATCAGTTGGTTACGAATGGGATCTATAGATTTGTCCGGCATCCTGGTTATTGTGGTTTCTTTATCTGGTCCATTGGTACTCAAATAATGCTCTGTAATCCATTATCAACCGTTGGATTTGCAGTTGTTGTGTGGACATTCTTCTCTAGAAGAATACCTTACGAGGAATTTTTCCTCAAGCAGTTCTTCGGTTCTGACTACGAGGAGTATATGAGAAAAGTTCCTTCTGGTATTCCACTTGTGAGGTGA
- the LOC107870370 gene encoding protein-S-isoprenylcysteine O-methyltransferase A isoform X2, which translates to MAELFGYTACRQLLQMLVSIIFFHVSEYILALAIHGKSNVSLKSLLISKHYLLAMICSLIEYLIEIYFFPGLKEYWWISNLGLALVVLGEIIRKLAIVTAGRAFTHLIKVYHEEDHQLVTNGIYRFVRHPGYCGFFIWSIGTQIMLCNPLSTVGFAVVVWTFFSRRIPYEEFFLKQFFGSDYEEYMRKVPSGIPLVR; encoded by the coding sequence ATGGCAGAGCTTTTTGGATATACAGCATGCAGACAGTTATTGCAAATGTTagtttcaataatattcttccATGTTTCCGAGTACATTCTGGCACTTGCCATTCATGGGAAGTCCAACGTATCTCTTAAGTCACTTTTGATAAGCAAACATTATCTTCTGGCGATGATTTGCTCCTTGATAGAGTACCTTATTGAAATCTATTTCTTTCCTGGTTTAAAGGAATATTGGTGGATAAGTAATTTGGGCCTTGCATTGGTTGTTCTCGGAGAAATCATAAGGAAGTTAGCAATTGTGACAGCAGGCCGAGCCTTCACTCACCTTATAAAGGTTTATCACGAGGAAGATCATCAGTTGGTTACGAATGGGATCTATAGATTTGTCCGGCATCCTGGTTATTGTGGTTTCTTTATCTGGTCCATTGGTACTCAAATAATGCTCTGTAATCCATTATCAACCGTTGGATTTGCAGTTGTTGTGTGGACATTCTTCTCTAGAAGAATACCTTACGAGGAATTTTTCCTCAAGCAGTTCTTCGGTTCTGACTACGAGGAGTATATGAGAAAAGTTCCTTCTGGTATTCCACTTGTGAGGTGA
- the LOC107870372 gene encoding pentatricopeptide repeat-containing protein At2g13600 codes for MTKDTSLLKQLITYSLFSLPNSTPFAKILDSCIGRGAPRTGKGSGRVTHCYAFPSRPEAEASDAVITTKSQRVIHTVHCRIIKTHFSSEVFINNKLIDGYGKCGMLEYAKKVFDKMPERNTFTWNSMINAYTVSRLIFEAEELFWLMPDPDQCSWNLMVSSFAQCELFDSSMEYFVRMHKEDFVLNEYAYGSGLSACAGLRDLRMGIQLHGSVAKSRYSSSVYMGSALVDMYSKTGNVDCARKVFNEMCERNVVSWNSLISCYEQNGPVKEALEVFVRMMELGFKPDEKTLASVVSACASLCAIREGKEIHTRIVKSDKLRDDLIICNALVDMYAKFGKIAEARWIFDKMPIRSVVSHTCLVSGYARLASVKTARAMFMGMIERNVVSWNALIAGYTQNGDNEEALNLFLMLKRENVWPTHYTFGNLLNACANLADLKLGRQAHAHILKHGFRFQNGPEPDVFVGNGLIDMYMKCGSVEDGSCVFTKMVDRDWVSWNAIIVGYAQNGHAMEALETFKGMLVSGEKPDHVTMIGVLCACSHVGLVEEGRKYFYSMGTEYGLTPLKDHYTCMVDLLGKAGRLPEAKDLIESMPMPPDSVVWGSLLAACKIHKEIELGKYVAEKLLEIDPTNSGPYVLLSNMYAEQGRWQDVKMVRKLMRQRGVVKQPGCSWIEIQSEVHVFMVKDRRHAQKKEIYLILNTLTKFMKLSGYVPNASHLDADEEQVMLGFSSSEEFEEPVIAAIAC; via the coding sequence ATGACAAAAGACACTTCTTTACTTAAACAACTCATAACTTATTCCCTTTTCTCCCTCCCAAACTCAACCCCCTTCGCAAAAATCCTGGATTCTTGCATTGGTAGAGGTGCACCACGAACCGGGAAAGGTAGCGGTAGAGTTACTCATTGTTATGCATTTCCGAGTAGACcagaggcagaggcttctgatgcaGTTATCACAACTAAGTCGCAACGGGTCATACACACTGTCCATTGTCGAATTATCAAAACCCATTTTAGCTCAGAGGTTTTCATAAACAACAAGTTGATAGACGGTTATGGGAAATGTGGGATGTTAGAGTATGCGaagaaggtgtttgataaaatgcctgagAGAAACACTTTCACTTGGAATTCAATGATAAATGCATATACAGTATCAAGATTGATTTTTGAGGCCGAGGAGCTGTTTTGGTTAATGCCTGATCCGGATCAGTGTTCGTGGAATTTGATGGTTTCAAGTTTTGCTCAGTGTGAATTGTTTGATTCGTCGATGGAGTATTTCGTGAGAATGCATAAAGAagattttgttttgaatgagtATGCTTATGGTAGTGGTTTAAGTGCTTGTGCAGGGTTGAGGGATTTGAGAATGGGAATTCAACTTCATGGTTCAGTTGCTAAATCGAGATATTCGAGTAGTGTTTACATGGGTTCTGCGCTTGTTGACATGTACTCGAAAACGGGTAATGTGGATTGTGCAAGAAAGGTGTTTAATGAGATGTGTGAGCGTAATGTGGTGTCATGGAATAGTTTGATTTCTTGTTATGAGCAAAATGGGCCGGTGAAGGAGGCGCTTGAGGTATTTGTTAGGATGATGGAGTTAGGGTTTAAACCAGATGAGAAGACCTTGGCTAGTGTAGTAAGTGCTTGTGCAAGTTTGTGTGCGATAAGAGAAGGTAAGGAAATTCATACACGAATTGTGAAGTCGGATAAGCTTAGGGATGATCTTATTATATGCAATGCGTTGGTTGACATGTATGCTAAGTTTGGGAAAATTGCGGAAGCTAGATGGATTTTTGATAAGATGCCAATCAGAAGTGTGGTGTCACACACGTGTTTGGTAAGTGGTTATGCGAGACTTGCAAGTGTGAAGACTGCGAGAGCCATGTTTATGGGGATGATTGAAAGGAATGTTGTGTCTTGGAATGCTCTTATTGCTGGATATACACAGAATGGGGACAATGAAGAGGCATTAAATCTCTTTCTTATGCTAAAGAGAGAAAATGTTTGGCCAACTCATTATACGTTTGGGAATCTTCTCAACGCATGTGCGAATTTAGCTGATCTGAAGCTTGGTAGGCAGGCTCATGCACATATTTTGAAGCATGGATTTCGTTTCCAGAATGGACCCGAGCCTGATGTTTTTGTGGGAAATGGTCTAATAGACATGTATATGAAATGTGGATCAGTTGAAGATGGTAGCTGTGTATTCACAAAAATGGTGGATAGAGACTGGGTTTCATGGAATGCCATAATAGTTGGATATGCACAAAATGGACATGCTATGGAAGCGCTTGAAACTTTCAAGGGTATGTTAGTATCCGGAGAGAAGCCAGATCATGTGACTATGATTGGAGTTCTCTGTGCATGTAGTCATGTAGGATTGGTTGAGGAGGGACGTAAATATTTCTATTCCATGGGCACGGAGTATGGGTTGACACCGTTGAAGGACCACTATACATGCATGGTTGATTTACTTGGTAAGGCTGGTCGCTTACCAGAGGCAAAGGATTTGATTGAGTCCATGCCGATGCCTCCTGATAGTGTTGTATGGGGGTCTTTGCTTGCGGCATGTAAAATTCACAAGGAAATTGAGTTGGGAAAGTACGTGGCCGAGAAGCTTTTGGAGATTGATCCTACAAATTCTGGCCCTTATGTTCTTCTATCAAACATGTATGCTGAACAAGGAAGATGGCAAGATGTCAAAATGGTCCGAAAACTTATGAGGCAGCGAGGCGTTGTTAAACAGCCTGGCTGCAGTTGGATTGAAATACAAAGCGaggttcatgttttcatggtgaaaGATAGGAGACACGCGCAGAAAAAAGAGATTTATCTGATATTGAATACACTAACTAAATTTATGAAGCTCTCTGGCTATGTACCGAATGCTAGTCATTTGGATGCTGATGAGGAGCAAGTCATGTTGGGTTTTTCCTCATCTGAAGAGTTTGAAGAACCTGTAATAGCTGCCATTGCATGCTAA